In Pedosphaera parvula Ellin514, the sequence AATGATGTCCGCACCGGCCTCCAGGTACTTCCGATGAATCTCCTGGATAACTTGCGGTCGCGTCACGTTGAGCAAATCGTTGTTACCCTTAAGGTCCTTGTGCCAATTCTGAAAACGATCTCCACGGAAGGCCGCTTCATCCAGCTTGTATTGCTGGATCATCGTCCCCATCGCGCCGTCGATGATGACAATTCGTTCCCGCAACAACGCTTCCAATTGCTCCCAACGCTTCGTTTTGATGTTCTGATTCACAGACAAGAGTGTAACCTCTTTACACTGCGAAGAAAAGCATAAAATCAACCTATCTTGATATGTAGATATGTTCATTTGATCGGGTTGGCTCAAATCCTTTCTTCGCAACTGCCTGACCGAAAGACTGGACAGTGCAGCCAACCGTTAAATTCAACAAGTAACAAGAAAAGTCCCTGGCCGAATCTCTTTAGATTCAGGATTCTCGCCCTTCACTTCTCTTACGCCCGCTTGAATGCGACTTCGTTTGAGCTAGGGTGTATCATGAATCAGCAAGGTGTTTTACCGGTCCAGTGCAACCCGCTTTGCATCCCATGTGACTAGCTCCACTATGAATGCTCCCGAACCCATTCTTGTCGCCCGGGGAGACTCTGAGCTGTATCTGCTCCCGCAAATGGCCAATCGTCACGGTCTCATTGCTGGCGCGACCGGCACCGGCAAAACTGTCACGCTCCAACGCCTGGCTGAAAGCTTTAGTAATCTGGGTGTTCCCGTCTTCATGGCGGATGTGAAAGGGGACCTCTCCGGCATCAGCCAGCCCGGTCAGTCCAACAACAAAATTCAGGATCGTATCCGTCAATTGAAGTTGACGGACTTCTCATTCGCCGGTTGTCCTGTCACGTTTTGGGATGTTTTCGGCACTGCCGGGCATCCATTCCGTGCCACCATCAGTGAACTCGGCCCGCTGCTTCTCAGCCGGCTCCTCATGCTGAATGACACTCAATCCGGTGTTTTAAATCTGGTCTTTCGTATCGCTGATGAAAATGGACTGCTGCTGCTCGATTCCAAGGATCTGCGTGCCATGCTGCATTACATCGGTGAAAATGCCGCCACTTTTACCACTCAATACGGTAACATTTCCAGTGCCAGCATTGGTGCCATCCAACGAAACCTTCTCGCACTGGAAGAGCAAGGTGCGGACAAGTTTTTTGGCGAACCTGCGCTCAACCTCGACGATTTCCTCCAGACCGATTCCCAGGGCCATGGCGTGGTAAACCTTCTCGCCGCCGACAAGTTGATGCAGTCGCCCAAAATTTACGCGACATTTCTGCTCTGGCTATTGTCCGACCTCTTCGAACGGCTTCCGGAAGTAGGAGATCTTCCAAAGCCAAAACTGGTTTTCTTCTTCGATGAAGCGCATCTGCTATTCAATGATATCCCGCCGGTGCTCCTCGAGAAAATTGAGCAGGTCATTCGCTTGATCCGTTCCAAGGGCGTGGGTGTCTTCTTCGTTTCGCAAAATCCGCGCGATATTCCTGACAACATCCTCGGTCAGCTGGGAAACCGCGTCCAGCATGCCTTGCGGGCGTTCACTCCACGCGATCAAAAGGCGGTGAACGCCGCTGCCGAAACCTTCCGTTCCAATCCAAAACTCAACACGGCTGCTGTGCTGACCGAACTGGCCGTTGGCGAAGCCCTCGTTTCATTCCTGGATGAGCAGGGTCAGCCGGCGGTGGTTCAACGCGCCCTCATCTATCCGCCGCGCAGTCAGATTGGTCCGATTCGGCCGGATCAACGCCAGGAGTTGATTCAAAACTCGCTCCTCCATGGACATTATGAGCAAGCTGTGGATCGTGAGTCCGCCTACGAACGTTTGTCGAATGCTCATGCAGCGGCTCCCACACCAGCCCCTCAGCCCAGCAAGGGCTCCGAACCAAAACCTTCCATATTCAAATCGCTGCTCGAAAGCGTGACTGGTGCATCCACATCCACTGAAACCTCACCCGGCACGCCTCGCCGAACCCGCGGGCGACCAGCGGATGATCTGATGACCACTGTGGTGAAGAGCGCTGCCCGCACGATGGGCAGCACTGTCAGCCGCGAGATCGTTCGCGGCCTGATGGGCTCAGTTTTTGGCGGTACTCGCCGGCGCTGATTTTCACCTCGGAGTCGGTGAGGTCATGATGTTAGGATCCTTCGAGGCAATGTTTTCGTAAATACAGCCGGTCGGGGAGCGATATCGTTCAAATGTTCAGGATTTTTTAAGTATCTCCTTTACGCGTTTCCAGGCTTCGTCGCGGGCTTTCTTGTTACCTTCACTGACATCAGGCGCTTCACCCGCTCTCATGAAACCATGACCCGCACCCTCATAAATCACCGGCTCGAACCGCTTGCCCGCTTTCTTCATCAAGGCCTTGGTCGGCTCAACAGTCGAAGTCACCCGTGCATCGTTTCCGCCATAAAATCCGTAAACGGGGCAAGATATGCGCTTGATATCCTTTTCGTCCTCTGGTCCGGTTCCGTAGAATACCATGGCGCCTTTGATCTCCTTATTATTAGTGGCAAACCGAAACGATTGCCCGCCGCCCCAGCAGAATCCCATTACTAAAACCTTGCCATTGCACGACGGAAGTTTGGAGACATAATCCACCGCGGCATTCAGGTCCGCCGTGATTTGATCCGGGGGCAGGGAGAAGATCGCTTTGCGCACGCCATCGCTCCCTCCGAGTTCACTCGTGCCGCCGCCTTTAGGTCCAAGACCGGAAAGCAAGTCAGGAGCGATCGCAATGTAACCCGCCTCCGCCAGTTCATCGGTGACGCTTCGCGCCCAATCGCTCAATCCAAAAATCTCGTGTATCACCACGACTGCTGTGGCCTTCTCTTTCACCTCGGGATAAGTGATGAAGGATTCCACTTCGCGCTTGCCTTGCTTTATCTTTACCCATTCGCCATGTCGCGGCGATTTCTCGAGCTTCGCCTTGGCCCACTCCTGCGCCTGGCTTGTAAATGCCACCACCAACCCTAAACCAATTCCCAATATCAATTTCTTCATTGATTACCCTTTTGATTTGAACTTCCAACTACTACTCATGCTTGCGGCGTAAAACCCATCACGATGTCAAACTTCGCTGCTAATTCTCCCACCTTCGCTCCTTTGATCGGAGTGAATGGAATGATCACCGACTTCCTGGCATCCGCATCCTTGATGCCTCGCAACACCATGTCACTCTCATTCTTCGCTTCGCCTTGAATGTAACATTGCGTCGTAAACTTCTCCTGTTTGGGCAGCTTGACTGCAAAGTGGATGTGTGGTGTCCGACCTGGATAGGCCACCGGTTTGATCGTGCGAAACAAATACTCACCGGTCGAGCCAGTCAGAAATCGTCCGAAACCTTGAAAATTCTTGTCCCGGTCAGCGTGGCTGCTGCTCTCGGTATGAAGGTAAACCCCTTTGCTGTCCACCTGCCAGATTTCCACTGTCGCGTTGCGAATCGGCTCGCCGCGAGCATCCAGAATCCGTCCGCTCAAATACGTAATCTCGCCCAGCGCTGGAGTGATTGAATCATTCACGATGATTAAATCGTTATCAGTATCGAGAGGCAGTTTGTCCGGGTAAAATGGTCCTTCAGTCTGCCGCGGTGTTCGCACCAGTTCAGCGGCAAATGCTCCGGGGACTGTAAACAACACCGCACCCAGCCCCAGTCGCGCCAAAAAATTGCGTCGGTTTTGAGTTTGAAATGAATCAGGGATGGAGAGATCGCTTTTCATAGTAAGCTCGAACTTGTTTCGTGGACTGGTGACCCCAGACTAGTCCTCCGCCAGAGGTTTGTAAAATCGATTTTGCGCGTTTGCTAGCAATTAAACAACCAGGTCCTGGTGTTCCAACGCACCGCCTCAAAGTTCACCTTTGTAGTTCCAGCCGATCCGGGCCGTAAGGACTTTGTCCTAAACCCTGTAGGACAGACGCCTGCAAAGGTTTCATCTTCCCGCCTGCTGACAAGCTCTTTTAACTGACTCAACATCTTCTCCGTCTTATGACGGGATACTAATCACTATGAGTCCACGGAAAAAAAGCAGAAATCGGCGGAAACCCGCCGTTAAACAGCGCCCCGCAACCCGCCGAAAGCGGACCTTGCAGGCTCGTGCATCACAATCCTCTAAAAAGAAGCCCATCGTCGCGCCTCGGATGAAACCGAAGCTTTCAGTGTTGATTGCTGACGATCTGGAGATCGATCGTTGGCTATTGAAGGATGCGTTTCATACCACCGCCTCCGGCTTTCAAGTCGTTGGTGAAGTGGCTGATGGTGAACAGGTAATTAACTATCTGGCTGGCCGCGGTGAGTATTCGGACCGCCAACGTTACCCATTTCCAGACGTTTTGCTGATCGATCTAATGATGCCCCGCAAGAACGGTTTCGAGGTGCTTGAATGGCTTCAGGAACAATCCTTTCCGAAACTCAGGGTTGTGCCCATGGCGGCACATTACGAGATCGCATCTCTTAGTCCCCGCCACCGCGCTCTACGCCTGCGGGTGGAACATTTCTACTCCAAGTCTGTCACGTATGAGGAACGCCTCTGGTCAGTCCAAGCCTTGCAGCAGCAGATGGAAGCGGGCAAGGCAAACTTCCTTTGATGTCTATACCGAATGCCGAGAGAAATTTGCGAATGGCAGGAGGGATTTTGGTTTGAGGCATCATGGCCGAGGCCGCAGGTGCTATCTGAAAGATAACGGCAAGGCCGACAACGCCGCCTCAAATCAAAAGCACCCTCCCAACGAGTGATGAATTTCCTCATCGCCAAGGTCATGACTTTTTCAGTCTCCCCTTTGATCAGGCTTATTGGCTCCTTTCATTCCGGTTCTTTTTTCGGAAATTAATTTTGGCATTCGGTACAGTT encodes:
- a CDS encoding response regulator; amino-acid sequence: MKPKLSVLIADDLEIDRWLLKDAFHTTASGFQVVGEVADGEQVINYLAGRGEYSDRQRYPFPDVLLIDLMMPRKNGFEVLEWLQEQSFPKLRVVPMAAHYEIASLSPRHRALRLRVEHFYSKSVTYEERLWSVQALQQQMEAGKANFL
- a CDS encoding homocysteine S-methyltransferase family protein, yielding MNQNIKTKRWEQLEALLRERIVIIDGAMGTMIQQYKLDEAAFRGDRFQNWHKDLKGNNDLLNVTRPQVIQEIHRKYLEAGADII
- a CDS encoding dienelactone hydrolase family protein, which codes for MKKLILGIGLGLVVAFTSQAQEWAKAKLEKSPRHGEWVKIKQGKREVESFITYPEVKEKATAVVVIHEIFGLSDWARSVTDELAEAGYIAIAPDLLSGLGPKGGGTSELGGSDGVRKAIFSLPPDQITADLNAAVDYVSKLPSCNGKVLVMGFCWGGGQSFRFATNNKEIKGAMVFYGTGPEDEKDIKRISCPVYGFYGGNDARVTSTVEPTKALMKKAGKRFEPVIYEGAGHGFMRAGEAPDVSEGNKKARDEAWKRVKEILKKS
- a CDS encoding protocatechuate 3,4-dioxygenase produces the protein MKSDLSIPDSFQTQNRRNFLARLGLGAVLFTVPGAFAAELVRTPRQTEGPFYPDKLPLDTDNDLIIVNDSITPALGEITYLSGRILDARGEPIRNATVEIWQVDSKGVYLHTESSSHADRDKNFQGFGRFLTGSTGEYLFRTIKPVAYPGRTPHIHFAVKLPKQEKFTTQCYIQGEAKNESDMVLRGIKDADARKSVIIPFTPIKGAKVGELAAKFDIVMGFTPQA
- a CDS encoding helicase HerA-like domain-containing protein, with amino-acid sequence MNAPEPILVARGDSELYLLPQMANRHGLIAGATGTGKTVTLQRLAESFSNLGVPVFMADVKGDLSGISQPGQSNNKIQDRIRQLKLTDFSFAGCPVTFWDVFGTAGHPFRATISELGPLLLSRLLMLNDTQSGVLNLVFRIADENGLLLLDSKDLRAMLHYIGENAATFTTQYGNISSASIGAIQRNLLALEEQGADKFFGEPALNLDDFLQTDSQGHGVVNLLAADKLMQSPKIYATFLLWLLSDLFERLPEVGDLPKPKLVFFFDEAHLLFNDIPPVLLEKIEQVIRLIRSKGVGVFFVSQNPRDIPDNILGQLGNRVQHALRAFTPRDQKAVNAAAETFRSNPKLNTAAVLTELAVGEALVSFLDEQGQPAVVQRALIYPPRSQIGPIRPDQRQELIQNSLLHGHYEQAVDRESAYERLSNAHAAAPTPAPQPSKGSEPKPSIFKSLLESVTGASTSTETSPGTPRRTRGRPADDLMTTVVKSAARTMGSTVSREIVRGLMGSVFGGTRRR